GTGGTATCTAGCGAGCAACTCTTCACCTCCCCACACCTACTGGATGTCTCATTTACATCGGAAGGGCTTTATCTTGTGGAGATAACCACCCCTAGTGGGTCACGAAGCATCAAGAAAATTGTCATCGACCGATAGACCGAGCGACCCCGATTCTTTAGAGGAACAAGAAGACCTCTACGAACATCACCGATTCGTGGCCGACCCCGGACAGGAGGCCTTACGTATCGATCGATTCCTGATGGATCGAGTTCCCAATACGAGCCGGACCAAACTACAAGCAGCCGCACTCAACGGTCATATCAAGGTCAATGATCAGATGGTCAAGCCCAACTACAAGGTCAGACCAGGCGATGATATCTCTATCGTGCTCCCCTATCCGGTGCGTGAGATCGAACTCATAGCAGAAGACATCCCGCTAGAAATCATTTACGAGGATGATGACCTGGTAGTGATCGACAAGCAGGCGGGTATGGTCGTGCATCCTGGCTACGGGAATTATACAGGGACCCTGGTCAATGCACTGATGTTCCATTTCGGAGAACTGCCCTCAGCTGAGGGCTCGCCTGAGCCCCGTCCCGGTCTTGTACATCGCCTGGACAAGAACACTTCGGGAGCGATGGTGGTCGCCAAGACCGAGGAGGCCCTCACACACCTGGCCGGGCAATTCTATGACCGTAGCTCGGACCGTAGATACACGGCCTTAGCATGGGGTGATCTGGATGAGGACGGCACTATCACCGGAAACATCGGTCGAAGTCTGAAGAACCGCAAGGTGATGGATGTATTCCCTGATGGGGAGTATGGCAAGCATGCGGTGACCCACTACAAGGTGCTCGAACGATTGGGCTACGTCACTGTGGTAGAGTGCAAACTGGAGACCGGACGCACCCATCAGATACGCGCCCATATGAAACATATCGGACACCCACTCTTCGGGGATCATGAGTATGGAGGCGATAAACTATTGAAGGGCACCTCATTCACCAAGTACAAGCAATTCGTGGATAATTGCTTCAAGATGCTTCCGAGACAGGCCCTCCACGCACGGACGCTTGCCATCACACATCCCCGCTCCGGTGAACGTCTGGAGTTCGAGTCTCCTCTGCCTGAGGATATGAAGAGTGTGATCGATAAATGGAGGAATTACATCGCAAGTAGATGAAAGACTATCCCGATAAGGTACTGGTGGCCTGGGGAGAGGCGATGCGGGACAATGAGGATATCTCCAAATGGCTCCATAAGAATGGATTTGGCGAATTGGTCTATTTCATTCTTTCATTGCGCGGAAGCACACAGGCCGATAAGTGGCTCTTCTCCCATGGACACCCTGAAATGGTCGCTCTGGTGGATTTCATCAATGATAAGCCGATAGCTGGTCAATGGTTGGAAAAGCACGGATTCATCCCCCTCAAACGACTGGCAGAAGCTGCTCTGGATGAACCCGGGGCCGCACAGTGGCTGGCTGCACATGACTACCGCTCCTTGCTACTGATCGTTCCGCGATTGCGAAAACTCATAGAAGACGTGGACTTCGATACCAATGATGTGCACAAGAGTCCCTGGCGCTAAGGCTCATACGGAGTATCTTCGATCCCTCTGACGAATCATGCGACCCCTGCTCCTCCTCTGCTGCCTGACCTGTGCTACGCTGGTCCTTGCTCAAGACCACATTCGGGCCAAGAGCTTCTATGTGCATTGGGGATACCATCGCTCCCATTATCAACAGAGTGATATCCACTTCAAAGGAGATGACTTCGATTTCAGGCTCTTGGATGTGCGCGCACATGATGATCCCTCGGAGTTCGAGGCCGATGTCTATCTGCATTGGCAGAAATTCACCGTACCACAATTCAATTTCCGATTTGGCCACTTCATCACCGAGAACAGCAGCATCTCCATCGGCTGGGATCACATGAAATATGTCATGCAACGCTACCAACGCGTACGTATCGAGGGTACGGTGAGCGCCTCATTCTCCGAAGAACGTGCGAGACAGTGGAATGGAGAGCGTATCGACCTGAACCCCTCCTTCTTGAAATATGAACACACCGATGGACTGAACTACGTACGAGCAGCCTATGAGCGTCACATCCCCTTCTGGCAGGACAAAAGGGAGCGATTCTACCTCTACGCACTGGTGGGATTGTCCGGTGGACCTGTTTTCACTTGGTCGGATGCTACGGTCGCTCAAGTACGCTATCGCAATTGGATCCACCTGGCCGGATGGGGTGTTTCAGGCCAATTGGCCTTGCGACTCAGATGGAAGCATGGTCTCTATCTCCAGTATCAACACCACACCGGATTCATCGGTCTGCGTGATGTCATCTTCATGGAGAATCAGAACAGGGCGAGTCAGAATATCCGATTCAATGAGCAGAGTATCGTGCTGGGTGCTGAGCTACCCTTTTTCATCGGAGGCAATCCGAACAAGGAGTGATCCTTGCCCTCTATTTTCATTGATATCCTGATCTATATTGTAAGTCCGTAAATACCTTACGTAGGCACCTCTTTTCTTGCAGGCTCAACAATAAGAACACATGCCATGAGCCCGATACACAGCTTACAAGAACTGACCATAGACTTCTCCCGACTGGGAGCCGTAGAACTACAAGGCGAACCCATGCAGAAGCGATCCAGTGCGGTCACACTCAGTTTTCATCCCGATGCCGATCGCGGTTTCCATCGGATACGATTCAAGAAGTACAGCGATGCACGCAAACTTTACGATCAGGTGATCGATCGCTGGATGAAGTATGAGCGCGCCAAAGAGCGCAGTCAGTTGATTCAGGCAGCTGAACGGGAATTATATTTCTGAGGAGACCTTCTGCCGCCTTTCACGTGCGTGTATGACCTTCCGTCCCAGCGGTCTTGGTGATGGGCCTACTGAGAACTATCTTCATGTGCTCACTCACCCATAAAGACCGATACAGCATATGAAAGCCCACGAGATAGATTACACCATTGCCGGAGATGACATGCAGATCGTCTCCATCCACCTAGACCCCAATGAGACGGTAGTGGCCGAGGCTGGAGCCATGAACTGGATGCAGGACGGCATCAGTTTCACCACACGTACCGGGGATGGATCCAAGCCTGACCAAGGATTCTTTGGAAAGATCCTGGATGTGGGAAAACGCGTCATCACCGGAGAGTCCATCTTCATGACCCACTTCACCAACACAGACACGGGACAGAGGGAAGTGAGCTTTGCTGCTCCCTATCCGGGTAAGATCATCCCGCTGGAAATGAGTGAACTGGGCGGGGAGATCCTGTGTCAGAAGGACGCCTTTCTCTGCGCAGCACATGGCACCGAGATCAGCGTAGCTTTCAATAAGCGACTAGGCAGTGGATTCTTCGGTGGAGAAGGATTCATACTCCAGCGATTGCGCGGTGACGGCAAGGCCTTCTTGCATGCAGGAGGTACCGTGGTGAAGAAGGAATTGAACAATGAGATCATCCGTATCGATACAGGATGTATCGTAGCCTTCAGCCCGAACCTGGATTATAGTATCGAGCGTGCGGGGAATCTACGCTCTATGATCTTCGGTGGAGAAGGTCTCTTCTTGGCCACCTTGAAGGGAACGGGCACCATCTATCTGCAGAGTCTCCCCTTCTCCCGCTTGGCAGACCGCATCCTGATGCGCGCCCCTAAAGCCGGTGGCAAGGCCAAGGGCGAAGGATCCGTATTGGGTGGATTGGGACGCATGATCGATGGAGATAATTTTTGAGCTTCTTCTATCAATCAAGAGTAGGGAACGGATGAAAAAAGATCGAATGATCGGACTGGGAATTGCTTTTGGCACTGCCTTCGGAGCAGGCATAGGCGCGGCAACTGATAATCTCGCGCTGTGGATCAGCCTCGGAATCGCTATCGGTGCAGCCTTGGGCTTCGCTCTACAGAATAAGGCGCAAGCTCATGAATCAGATTCCCATACGGATGATTCTTCCATAGAATAGTTCGAATCTTGATCAAAGGCCGTATGTCAAAATCTATTCTTCTCTTCCTCTTGCTACTGAGTGGCCTTAGCTGCCAAGCACAGTCTTCACATATTGTGCGATCCGGTGATGTGGACATCCACTATGAGACCTTCGGTGAAGGCCCGCCTGTATTGATCATCAATGGGGGTCCGGGATTCAATAGTCAGGGCTTTTCATCAATGGCTGAGAAGATCCAAGCAATGGGCTATCAGCCTATCCTCTTCGATCAACGAGGGACAGGACTTTCTCCAGTCACAGAACGGAATGCCTCGACCATCAGTATGGATCTCATGGTACAGGACATGGAAGCCATCCGTCAAGATCTGGAACTGGACGAGTGGACCGTGCTCGGTCACTCATTCGGAGGTATTCTGGCCAACTACTATGCATCCATACATCCGGAAGTATTCACCGCCATGATCCAGTCTGCATCTGGAGGCATCGACCTCAGTCTGTTGCAAACGGCCCAAAGGGATATCACGAGACACTTCACTCCATCCGAAATGGATTCTTTGAATCGTTGGAGACGGCAATTCAGAGAGGGGGATGACCTTGGGGCTCGGAGGAAATACAATCAGCTCTTTGCCAAGGCCTATGTGTATGATGAGAAGTTCATTCCTCAGGTAGCTGATCGACTGATGGAGGGGGACCTCGATCTCAATCGCATGGTCTGGAGCGACCTCCGATCCATACCCTACGATTGCAAACCAACCTTGCAAAGTTTCTGCCGACCTGTCCTGGTCATTCAAGGCATACAGGATATCATCCCCCAAGCGTTGGCCTACAAGGCGGATAGCGTCTACTGCAACTCCCGCATTGTCTTTCTGGACCAATGCGGTCACTATGGCTGGCTGGACCAAGAAGAACAGTATTTCCAGTCTATCGAGACCTTTCTGGATCAGGTACATGCCCCACCATGCAGTATCTCCGAAGTCCATCCTGAAAGATTTGGAGAAGGGCTCTTGGAAGGCGATGTATTTCGAGGCTCATTCTCACCTGGCGACAGCATATTCTACTTCTTCAAAAAACTGGACCCTGTGAAGGAAGAGTATGGGATCTTTACTTCCGAGCGAACAGCTGAAGGATGGTCTACGCCTGAGCGATTGATCCTAGGCAATCCCCACTCCGACCTCTATCCCAGTCTTTCGAGAGATGGACAGCGGATGGTCTTTACTTCCTATCGTCCACTTCCTGATTCCATGGCCCAAGAAGAGAAACCCCAGGCCTATCTCTGGTATGTGGATAAGCAAGACGGCACTTGGGGAGAACCTGTTTTCATGCATCAGGCCAATACGCTCGGTCACTACCATTCCTGGGCGGAATTCGGCTGGTACGACCGCATCTACTTCAGAAGGACCACCCCTGACTGGAGGTCACGCAGCACCCTCTTTGTACGCTGGGAGGATGGGAATTATTCCCGCCCCGAAGCTTTTAAAGAGGTCGATGTATGGATAGATCAGATGGATTCGGTTCAAGTAGTGGGTGGTTCTCCCGGTCCAAGTAGGGATTTGATCTTTCTGGATGTGGCCACACGAGACCCCGAAACAGGAAGACGCGGTTCGGATATCTGGGTCTCTCAGAAAGTCGATGGTGAGTGGCAGGTTCCCCGGGTTCTCGAAGGAGGATTAAAAACGGATGGATACGATGTCTTTCCCTTCTATTCATCCGATGGCTATTCGCTCTACTTCAACAGGGATTTCGATGTCCTTTATTCGATTCCTCTTCGTTGTGTGTATGAGTAAGGTCCAAGCCATCCTGAATAGTCGATCCAGCACATAAAGCCTAGCACGGTATTTGTGCCGATGTGCCTCCCTGATCATTTTGGTTCCAATGGAAGGAGAAATCCATCCTAAACACCATCGATCCTCTATCGCGATTCATTCTCAATAACAAGACCTATCTATGAAACTGATCTCCCATGCATGCCTCATACTCCTCATACTGAGTAGCTGCGGACAGAACACCAACGAAACACGAACAAGCGAAATGAACGAAACGAAAACAAAATCTGAAGACATCCAGTACGACTCGAGCCAGCCACTTCAGGAGTTGCTCGATGAGCGGAAAGCCAACTTTAACCGCAAGGCCAGCGATGAGAAGAAGCGGATATATGCTGAAGGAATACGATCGGTAGAGAACAGTGGAATCACACAATCGGCCAAGCAGGTGGGTGATCAAGCCCCAGATTTCACCTTGTCCAATGCCACAGGCAAAGAAGTAACACTGAGCGAGCTCTTGAAGAATGGTCCCGTGATCCTGACTTGGTATCGTGGAGGATGGTGCCCCTATTGCAATATCACCTTACACCGTCTCCAAGAAGAGCTTCCCCATTTCAAAGCAGCCGGTGCAGAGCTCATCGCCTTGACACCTGAGCTACCTGATAGCTCCATGAGCACAGCCGAGAAGAACGACTTGGAGTTCACCGTACTGAGCGATGTGGGCAGCCATGTGGCCCGTGACTATGGCGTACTCTTCAAACTGACCGATGAAGTGGCAACGATCTACAATGAGAGTTTCGACCTGGATAATTACAATGGGGATACAAATAGCGAACTGCCTTTAGCAGCCACCTATGTCATCGATACCGATGGCGTGATACGCTATGCGTTCTTGGATGCAGATTACCGCAACCGCGCTGAACCCAGCGTGATACTCGAGCATTTGAACGAACTCTGAAGCACAGTAGATGAAAGTCATTATCACAGGTTCCACGGGAATGGTCGGCAAGGGAGTCTTGCTCGAGTGCATGGATGATGCGCAAGTAAAAGGCATCTTGCTCATTAACCGGAATCCGCTCGGAATCGACCACCCAAAGGTCAAAGAGGTCATCCATAGGGACTTTTCGGAGTTCGAGTCGATCAAAGACCACCTCAGCGGATACGATGCCTGCTTCCATTGCATGGGAGTCTCATCTGCGGGAATGAACGAAGAGAAGTATACCGAACTTACCTATGGAGTCACCGAAGCTCTGGCTCGGACACTATATGGTCTAAATCCGCACATGGTCATGAACTATGTTTCTGGCACTGGGACGGATAGCACCGAGCAGAGTATCACGATGTGGAAACGGGTCAAGGGGCGGACCGAGAATATGATACTGAAGATGGGATTCAAGGATGCCTATATGTTCCGTCCGGGGGCTATTATTCCTAAACGTGGGATAAAGAGCAAGACACCCCTTTACAACATACTCTACATCATCACGCGTCCCATCTTCCCTTTACTCGAACGTATGCAGTCGGTGACAAGCACCACGGCCATGGGAAAGGCCATGATCAATAGCGTCAACTATCCCCAAGAACTGAAACACCTGGAAGGCAAGGATATCAATGTTCTGGCCAGTAAGAGTGAAGCGATATAAGAATCGAGTTACAGTCCTAGGCTTTCTCTCAACTCGGCATCTGCCTTGTTGTTCTGCCCCCAATAGCTGCTCTTGATACTCTTATCCATGGTGGCTTTGGTGGTCAACCATTGGGCTTCTGTCCCAAAACCGCTCTTGACCTTCTCTTCCCAGCCATAGATTCGATAGGGGAATACAGATTGCATGAAGATCTTGAGTTGGCGACCAGATTCGAAGTCAACGGTATAGATGTACTGTTCGGAACTGTCATCCCTGACTTGAAGGGTCATCTTGGCCTCAGCCTCCACAGGGGCGAGCGGCTGATGGCGCAGCCGGAATTGCTGACTGGAGGGAATGATGGTAATGTCTCCCTGAGGTAAGGCCATAGGGTCCAGTCGAGCGAGCGTCCAGATCTCGTCCTCCAGCAGGCTGCTATCCAAAATCACATTCTTATCTCCTTCGGCCTCGAAATAACTTCGTACCAGGGCCTGGTAGCCCTCTCCTCTCCTATTGACCTGCATGAAGCTCTGCCCACACCAGTCCTGAGAACTGAAAGTGGTCTTAAGAGAGAAAGGATAACTATACCGATCCACCGGAGTGAAGGTGGAGAGCATGGTACTGTAATCATATATACCCGTGGTGAAGCGATCGATCTTATTGAGTTTGATCACAGAAGTGGCCGGCTTGTCCGATACCTGCTCTTTCTTCACCTGCTCATTGATGAGGAAATCCTCGGTGACAAAGACCATCACACTCTTCCCCGGATGAATCTCTCCATATCTGGCCTGTTCTAAGTCGTAGGTGGTGATCTCAGCTTTACCTGCATACCAATAGGCATTGAATTCCTTCCGACTATTCGGAGTACTTAGCTCTTCTGTCCCCTTATCTGCTTCAGGAGCCAAGCAGAATCCCAATAAAGAGATCGTGAAGATGGCCAGCACAGGAATCCAGAATGCTCGGTGTGTATTATGACTCATTTGTAAAGGTTTTTTCAGTCCATTTCAGGCATAGGCACATGTGGTCCTTGGTCCTGAACACGCATCAAGAGGACAAAGTCTATCATGACATGCGCTGCCACTGCTGCCCAAATTCCATACCACTCGTGCATATAGCCCATGATGGCAATGAAAATAGTCATCACAGTGCCGTATATGCTTATGCGCCAATCTTTTATGTTCAAGTACCCGTGGATAGCCACGAAGAACACTGCCGTAATCCAAATACCCCAGAAATACTGGATGGCACCGCGGAAAAGGAGTTCTTCTCCAAAACCCGCACATACCGATATCAGTGCTTTTTCTGTGGTGCTTAGCCGGAGAGAACCCAGCATGCGCGCATACTTACGGGTGCTTGGTTTCAGTATGGGTTGCTCGGTCAACCAGTGCGCGATGAGTCCCATCAGTGTTCCTACAGGTACACCTATGGCGAATTGCTCCCATACAGGAGCCGTCTGTCGGATCATGATCTGGATAGGCTGGTCGGAGAATATCTTGACGATGGCCATTCCCAGCAAGGGAAATCCGATCAAGGTCAATAGGCCGAGACTGAGGATGACGCGCTTGTCGACCATCAGATCATGAAGCTTCCATTATTGATGTCCAATCCTTGGCCGGTGATCGACCGTTGATCCGGGCTGAAGAGATAGGCGACCAAGGCTGCAATTTCCTGCGGATCGGACATCTTCTGAAGCGGGACCATCTTCATCTGCTCGAGATAGGTCTGATCATAGGATTGCCCCAGATCATCTGCGAGCAGTTGGATCCCCGCTCGTGCCATCTCGGTATCCACCCATCCGGGAAGTACGGCATTGACCAGGATACGGTCATTGGCCCACTCTACTGCCAAGGCCCTGACCAGCCCGGTGACCCCGCTCTTGCTCGCGCAATAGGCCGTGTAGTAAGGCACTCCGAATCGGGCCAGACATGAACTGGTGATTAGCACATGACGGTACTCGCTTTTTGAAGCCTTGAGAAAGGGATAACATTCCTTGACGGTGTAGTAGGCCCCGCTGAGATTGATGTCGATGATCTGTTCCCATCGATCCTCTTCTCCGTATTCATTGGGTCCACCGATCCCCGCATTGGCATAGACCCCGTGTAGGCTGCGCCCATCCATGACTCCTGAATTCAAGGCCTTGTGCAAAGCCGCTTTATCCGATACATCGACAGAAAGAATGAGATGCCCTTCACCCTGGAGGCCTTCATAGACCGCTTCCAAAGGCTCTCTTCGCCTCCCGACCAGGATGATCGCATAACCCTCAGAGGCCAGCCTGATAGCACTTGCCTTCCCGATTCCTGTTCCTGCACCTGTGATCAATACAGTCTTCATATTCCCTTGGATATATAGTGGCCAAAGTTCTCATTTCAATCGGATTCGGGACCATCGGGGCCCTTTCTCTTGGGGTCTATTGAGTAGATTCGCAGTCCATCTCAAAAATTCTTCAAGTCATGGCTCTTACACCTACTACGAATATCCCTTTAGGCTTTCAAGCGCCTCCTTTCTCACTACCAGATGTGGTCAGCGGACAGCACCTAGAATTCGAGGATATCAAGGGTGAAAAAGGCACCTTGGTCATGTTCATCTGCAATCACTGCCCCTATGTGATCCATGTCCGCGAAGAGTTGATCAATATCGCTAGAGAATATTCAGAAAAAGGTGTCGGATTCGTGGCCATTTCGAGCAACGATGTCGAGAACTATCCGCAGGATGGGCCGGAGAAGATGAAGGAGCTGGCCTTGGAGCTGGACTTCCCTTTTCCCTATCTGTATGATGAGACACAGGAAGTGGCCAAGGCCTATGATGCCGCCTGCACCCCTGATTTCGATCTCTTCGATAGCTCGGATAAATGCGTGTATCGAGGTAGACTGGATGACAGTCGTCCGGGCAAGGACATCCCCGTGACAGGTAGGGATATGCGCGCGGCTTTGGACGCACTGATAGAGGGTCGGTCCATTCCTGAAAAACAGATTCCGAGTATGGGATGCAACATCAAGTGGAAGTAGAAATGAGGCACAACCTCAGTGAGATAACGGCCATCATCCGTGACCGGAGGACCATCTATCCCGAGTTCTTCAGTGATAGGAAGGTACATCACGAGCAGATAGAATTATTGCTCAACAACGCCATTTGGGCTCCAACACATGGCATGACCCAACCCTGGAGATTCAAAGTCTACATGGGTGAATCCCGGTCCCGAGTGGCCGAATTTCTCAGCAAAACCTATGTGCAATGGGCCGGAGAGGATGTCAATGAGATGAAGGCGGAGCGCATGCGTGTCAGACCCATGAAGGCTTCTGCTGTGATGGTGGTGGGTATCACCCCTGATCCCAAAGAGCGCATACCGGAGATCGAGGAGATGGGTGCTGCTGCCTGCGCCATACAGAACATGCACTTGACGGCTACAGCTGCCGGATTAGGATTCTTCTGGAGTACACCTAAATTCATCTATACTGGAGAATGCAATGCATTCTTCGGCTTCGAGGAGAAGGACAGCATACTGGGCCTTATCTATATCGGCTATCCGGAAGGTGAATGGCCCAAAGGACAGCGTAGACCCATC
This is a stretch of genomic DNA from Flavobacteriales bacterium. It encodes these proteins:
- a CDS encoding TIGR00266 family protein produces the protein MKAHEIDYTIAGDDMQIVSIHLDPNETVVAEAGAMNWMQDGISFTTRTGDGSKPDQGFFGKILDVGKRVITGESIFMTHFTNTDTGQREVSFAAPYPGKIIPLEMSELGGEILCQKDAFLCAAHGTEISVAFNKRLGSGFFGGEGFILQRLRGDGKAFLHAGGTVVKKELNNEIIRIDTGCIVAFSPNLDYSIERAGNLRSMIFGGEGLFLATLKGTGTIYLQSLPFSRLADRILMRAPKAGGKAKGEGSVLGGLGRMIDGDNF
- a CDS encoding RluA family pseudouridine synthase — translated: MSSTDRPSDPDSLEEQEDLYEHHRFVADPGQEALRIDRFLMDRVPNTSRTKLQAAALNGHIKVNDQMVKPNYKVRPGDDISIVLPYPVREIELIAEDIPLEIIYEDDDLVVIDKQAGMVVHPGYGNYTGTLVNALMFHFGELPSAEGSPEPRPGLVHRLDKNTSGAMVVAKTEEALTHLAGQFYDRSSDRRYTALAWGDLDEDGTITGNIGRSLKNRKVMDVFPDGEYGKHAVTHYKVLERLGYVTVVECKLETGRTHQIRAHMKHIGHPLFGDHEYGGDKLLKGTSFTKYKQFVDNCFKMLPRQALHARTLAITHPRSGERLEFESPLPEDMKSVIDKWRNYIASR
- a CDS encoding CPBP family intramembrane metalloprotease; its protein translation is MVDKRVILSLGLLTLIGFPLLGMAIVKIFSDQPIQIMIRQTAPVWEQFAIGVPVGTLMGLIAHWLTEQPILKPSTRKYARMLGSLRLSTTEKALISVCAGFGEELLFRGAIQYFWGIWITAVFFVAIHGYLNIKDWRISIYGTVMTIFIAIMGYMHEWYGIWAAVAAHVMIDFVLLMRVQDQGPHVPMPEMD
- a CDS encoding epimerase: MKVIITGSTGMVGKGVLLECMDDAQVKGILLINRNPLGIDHPKVKEVIHRDFSEFESIKDHLSGYDACFHCMGVSSAGMNEEKYTELTYGVTEALARTLYGLNPHMVMNYVSGTGTDSTEQSITMWKRVKGRTENMILKMGFKDAYMFRPGAIIPKRGIKSKTPLYNILYIITRPIFPLLERMQSVTSTTAMGKAMINSVNYPQELKHLEGKDINVLASKSEAI
- a CDS encoding SDR family oxidoreductase; this encodes MKTVLITGAGTGIGKASAIRLASEGYAIILVGRRREPLEAVYEGLQGEGHLILSVDVSDKAALHKALNSGVMDGRSLHGVYANAGIGGPNEYGEEDRWEQIIDINLSGAYYTVKECYPFLKASKSEYRHVLITSSCLARFGVPYYTAYCASKSGVTGLVRALAVEWANDRILVNAVLPGWVDTEMARAGIQLLADDLGQSYDQTYLEQMKMVPLQKMSDPQEIAALVAYLFSPDQRSITGQGLDINNGSFMI
- a CDS encoding nitroreductase, with translation MRHNLSEITAIIRDRRTIYPEFFSDRKVHHEQIELLLNNAIWAPTHGMTQPWRFKVYMGESRSRVAEFLSKTYVQWAGEDVNEMKAERMRVRPMKASAVMVVGITPDPKERIPEIEEMGAAACAIQNMHLTATAAGLGFFWSTPKFIYTGECNAFFGFEEKDSILGLIYIGYPEGEWPKGQRRPIEYLTEWHDD
- a CDS encoding thioredoxin family protein, with protein sequence MALTPTTNIPLGFQAPPFSLPDVVSGQHLEFEDIKGEKGTLVMFICNHCPYVIHVREELINIAREYSEKGVGFVAISSNDVENYPQDGPEKMKELALELDFPFPYLYDETQEVAKAYDAACTPDFDLFDSSDKCVYRGRLDDSRPGKDIPVTGRDMRAALDALIEGRSIPEKQIPSMGCNIKWK
- a CDS encoding alpha/beta fold hydrolase; translation: MSKSILLFLLLLSGLSCQAQSSHIVRSGDVDIHYETFGEGPPVLIINGGPGFNSQGFSSMAEKIQAMGYQPILFDQRGTGLSPVTERNASTISMDLMVQDMEAIRQDLELDEWTVLGHSFGGILANYYASIHPEVFTAMIQSASGGIDLSLLQTAQRDITRHFTPSEMDSLNRWRRQFREGDDLGARRKYNQLFAKAYVYDEKFIPQVADRLMEGDLDLNRMVWSDLRSIPYDCKPTLQSFCRPVLVIQGIQDIIPQALAYKADSVYCNSRIVFLDQCGHYGWLDQEEQYFQSIETFLDQVHAPPCSISEVHPERFGEGLLEGDVFRGSFSPGDSIFYFFKKLDPVKEEYGIFTSERTAEGWSTPERLILGNPHSDLYPSLSRDGQRMVFTSYRPLPDSMAQEEKPQAYLWYVDKQDGTWGEPVFMHQANTLGHYHSWAEFGWYDRIYFRRTTPDWRSRSTLFVRWEDGNYSRPEAFKEVDVWIDQMDSVQVVGGSPGPSRDLIFLDVATRDPETGRRGSDIWVSQKVDGEWQVPRVLEGGLKTDGYDVFPFYSSDGYSLYFNRDFDVLYSIPLRCVYE
- a CDS encoding AhpC/TSA family protein, which encodes MKLISHACLILLILSSCGQNTNETRTSEMNETKTKSEDIQYDSSQPLQELLDERKANFNRKASDEKKRIYAEGIRSVENSGITQSAKQVGDQAPDFTLSNATGKEVTLSELLKNGPVILTWYRGGWCPYCNITLHRLQEELPHFKAAGAELIALTPELPDSSMSTAEKNDLEFTVLSDVGSHVARDYGVLFKLTDEVATIYNESFDLDNYNGDTNSELPLAATYVIDTDGVIRYAFLDADYRNRAEPSVILEHLNEL